The following coding sequences lie in one Fusarium poae strain DAOMC 252244 chromosome 1, whole genome shotgun sequence genomic window:
- a CDS encoding hypothetical protein (BUSCO:8567at5125) gives MALQTQKDYDIQYKKLTTVPPPGRPYGVPVAGTERPNRTAAYRHWAVGDGPLVTSLEPDINSTHDILNRSARKWPNSKCLGTRHWNQATQQWEDKYDWITYADFDVRRKNFGAGLVEIHKGIGYAPEKYGVGLWSQNRAEWQIADFGAASQSLYSVSLYETLGPDTTEYIINHAEVACVVCSLPHIPVLLKMSPRLPGLKLIVSLDPLEQGELASHTKASVLNEIASHHGIQIFSMAQVEEIGAKSGRAPQPPTREDICTINYTSGTTGNPKGVLITHGNAVSAIAGGRTNGNVSPKDVHMSYLPLAHIYGRLIDQIAVAEGAALGFFRGDILGLVDDMKILKPTGFISVPRLFNRFNSAIRTATIEADGVRGALSRRVIDTKKANMRLPPGKASNTHFLYDRIWTPKVKAAVGMDKVHSMVSGSAQLDPDVQQFLRAAFANHFAQGFGMTETYAVGSIQARGDFTTGNIGGPMCCVELCLESVPEFDYTVDDKPNPRGELLLRGPVIFREYYKNDEETRKTLDADGWFHSGDICEVDKMGRFKIIDRKKNVLKLAQGEYISPERIENVYMGSTSLVNAAFVHGDGTQSSLVAIFGIDVESFAPFASKILQETITPNQVADLRVAANNPKVKAKFLKVLDDIGKKHKFNSFERVRNVHLDIDPFTIDNGIFTPTLKLKRPQAAKAYREHIDRMYEELAAQEPIGKNKL, from the exons ATGGCGCTCCAAACACAAAAAGACTACGATATTCAGTACAAGAAACTCACTACAGTTCCTCCTCCTGGTCGTCCCTACGGCGTGCCAGTCGCCGGAACCGAAAGGCCCAACCGAACCGCCGCCTATCGGCACTGGGCTGTTGGCGATGGCCCTCTTGTTACTTCCCTCGAGCCTGATATCAACTCGACACACGACATCTTGAACAGGAGTGCGCGCAAGTGGCCCAATTCCAAATGTCTCGGAACCCGCCATTGGAACCAGGCGACTCAGCAGTGGGAGGACAAGTACGACTGGATCACCTACGCCGATTTTGACGTCCGAAGGAAGAACTTTGGTGCTGGTCTTGTTGAGATTCACAAGGGCATTGGTTATGCGCCCGAGAAGTACGGTGTCGGTTTGTGGTCGCAGAACAGAGCCGAGTGGCAGATCGCTG ATTTCGGCGCTGCTTCTCAATCCCTGTATTCAGTCTCACTCTACGAGACTCTCGGTCCCGACACAACAGAATACATCATCAACCATGCCGAAGTCGCCTGCGTTGTCTGCTCTCTTCCCCATATCCCTGTTCTTCTCAAGATGTCGCCTCGGCTTCCAGGCCTGAAACTCATCGTGTCTCTCGATCCCCTTGAGCAGGGTGAGTTGGCTTCTCACACCAAAGCATCGGTCCTGAATGAGATTGCTTCTCATCATGGAATTCAGATCTTTTCCATGGCTCAGGTTGAGGAAATTGGCGCCAAGTCTGGACGTGCGCCTCAGCCCCCTACCCGAGAGGATATCTGCACCATCAACTACACCTCTGGTACTACCGGTAACCCAAAGGGTGTTTTGATCACCCACGGAAACGCCGTTTCTGCTATCGCAGGTGGCCGAACAAACGGCAACGTGAGCCCCAAGGACGTTCACATGTCGTATTTGCCTCTTGCCCACATTTACGGCCGACTCATTGATCAGATTGCTGTCGCTGAGGGTGCTGCGCTTGGTTTCTTCCGAGGTGACATCCTGGGCCTAGTTGACGATATGAAGATCCTCAAGCCCACTGGTTTCATCTCTGTTCCCCGACTCTTCAACCGTTTCAATTCGGCCATTCGTACCGCTACTATCGAAGCCGATGGTGTCCGTGGCGCTCTCTCCCGACGTGTTATCGATACCAAGAAAGCCAATATGCGACTACCGCCCGGAAAGGCTTCCAACACCCACTTCTTGTACGACCGAATTTGGACtcccaaggtcaaggccgCTGTGGGCATGGACAAAGTTCACAGCATGGTCAGTGGCAGTGCCCAGCTTGATCCCGATGTTCAGCAGTTCCTGCGTGCCGCCTTTGCCAACCACTTCGCACAGGGCTTTGGCATGACCGAGACATACGCTGTCGGCTCCATCCAGGCCCGGGGCGACTTCACTACTGGAAACATCGGCGGTCCCATGTGCTGTGTGGAACTCTGCCTCGAGTCCGTTCCCGAGTTCGATTACACTGTGGATGACAAGCCAAACCCTCGTGGCGAGCTTCTCCTCCGCGGTCCTGTTATTTTCCGCGAGTACTACAAGAATGATGAGGAGACCCGCAAGACCCTTGATGCTGACGGCTGGTTCCACAGCGGTGACATCTGCGAGGTGGACAAGATGGGCCGCTTCAAGATCATCGACCGCAAGAAGAACGTCCTCAAGCTCGCCCAGGGCGAGTACATCTCCCCTGAGCGTATCGAGAACGTTTACATGGGTAGCACCAGCCTGGTCAACGCGGCTTTCGTTCACGGTGACGGCACTCAATCCTCGTTGGTCGCGATTTTCGGCATCGATGTAGAGAGCTTTGCTCCATTCGCTAGCAAAATCCTGCAGGAGACTATCACCCCCAACCAGGTCGCGGATCTGCGTGTTGCAGCCAATAACCCTAAGGTGAAGGCCAAGTTCCTCAAGGTCCTCGACGACATTGGCAAGAAGCACAAATTTAACAGCTTTGAGAGAGTGCGCAATGTCCATCTTGATATTGATCCTTTCACCATTGACAACGGCATATTTACTCCTAC ACTGAAGCTGAAGCGTCCCCAGGCCGCCAAGGCCTATCGAGAGCATATCGACCGCATGTACGAGGAGCTTGCAGCTCAGGAGCCAATTGGAAAGAACAAGCTATAA
- a CDS encoding hypothetical protein (TransMembrane:12 (i41-60o72-89i101-118o138-157i164-182o188-213i234-250o262-280i301-324o336-356i368-385o397-417i)): MNCNELQEHARADCFLVKKPRALQWFYKGELQKEKEEERQAGRFELFLDLLYVAIVANFSDELAEHPDGAHLAKYILIFAPAWHIWADLREIMNSYYTDDLLQRLVILWVMALLVLYANNANDADVDISAMRTTAGAYLVARFTTLTVFLITSFAAYQHRTQARIMAGFMFVGLLITIPLFLEDISIHAKAAIVAVAIFYQEATWALTLSPWIKGKLKLTYSTAVDIAHEIDRMGAFFIIILGEFVYSIIVGNKTGIGLTSGYAKAVCTLVIAFVLNWIYSSGDGSVQAIHPIRRSAWTAFGFFLLHLPLAASFLIGGHVAAASTAIEEFEDGQRWLLGGGLGVGMFCLWVYGMLYRVEGECTLLMGQTLRIGMRLVIAIVLIIIPESHNHLDAEDFMFVVMALFAFLLIWETLGGLSKTSKLFEPWTDRHPPPEEDDREGLAS, translated from the exons ATGAATTGCAACGAGCTTCAGGAACACGCTAGAGCAGATTGCTTCCTTGTCAAGAAACCAAGGGCGCTGCAATGGTTCTACAAGGGAGAGCTccaaaaggaaaaggaagaggagcgtcAGGCAGGACGGTTTGAGCTATTCCTTGACCTTCTAT ATGTTGCCATTGTTGCGAACTTTAGCGATGAGCTCGCTGAACATCCTGACGGAGCTCATTTGGCAAAGTACATACTCATCTTTGCGCCGGCCTGGCATATCTGGGCCGATCTTCGCGAAATCATGAACTCGTACTACACTGATGATCTCCTACAGCGTCTGGTTATCCTCTGGGTCATGGCTCTTCTTGTACTTTATGCCAACAATGCCAACGACGCGGATGTGGATATTTCGGCGATGCGCACGACAGCTGGAGCGTATCTTGTGGCGCGCTTCACTACACTCACTGTCTTCCTCATCACCTCGTTCGCAGCGTATCAGCATCGCACTCAAGCTCGAATCATGGCTGGGTTCATGTTTGTCGGTCTGCTCATCACCATCCCCCTCTTCTTGGAGGACATCAGTATTCACGCAAAAGCCGCCATTGTCGCTGTGGCAATATTCTACCAGGAAGCAACATGGGCGCTTACTTTGAGCCCCTGGATCAAAGGCAAGCTGAAGTTGACCTACAGCACAGCTGTGGACATTGCGCACGAGATTGATCGCATGGGCGCTtttttcatcatcatcctcggtgAATTCGTGTACAGCATCATTGTTGGAAACAAGACGGGCATCGGCTTGACTTCTGGTTATGCCAAGGCCGTCTGCACACTGGTGATAGCGTTCGTGCTTAACTGGATCTACTCGAGCGGTGATGGCAGCGTGCAAGCCATACATCCGATCCGGCGATCAGCTTGGACAGCCTTTGGCTTTTTCCTCCTGCACCTCCCACTCGCAGCGTCGTTCCTAATCGGAGGACACGTCGCGGCTGCGAGTACGGCGATAGAGGAGTTTGAAGATGGACAGCGCTGGCTGCTCGGTGGAGGTCTTGGGGTTGGCATGTTTTGCCTTTGGGTATATGGGATGCTGTACCGAGTAGAGGGCGAGTGCACGCTACTAATGGGCCAGACTCTACGGATTGGTATGAGATTGGTCATCGCCATCGTTCTCATTATAATACCCGAGTCACATAATCATCTCGATGCCGAGGACTTCATGTTTGTTGTCATGGCTTTGTTTGCGTTTCTCTTGATATGGGAGACTTTGGGAGGGTTGTCCAAGACATCAAAGCTCTTTGAGCCATGGACGGATAGGCATCCGCCGCCAGAGGAGGATGACAGAGAAGGCTTGGCTAGTTAG
- a CDS encoding hypothetical protein (BUSCO:60380at5125) → MADFAPPAGPPPPKAPEVPAGWAVRWNDQYKEWFYVNVYTKQSQWDKPTAPVFPNDDGAPAGPPPGYEPGNTPVVTDTKKNPYEDVTASAGGSSQDEDAKLAARLQAEEDARARSGPGGPDVPAGYGGSNSPFPQSNSPYPQQQSGSSYPTELPPRDRGAKSGGFLGKLLGKGKQMADKHQQQGAHGGYGGAHGSMGGGGYPQQQYYPQQPQGGYPGHGPPMGYGAQPHYGGGYGAPGGYGGYGGGPGYGQPGGGFGGGGMGGGRRPGGGGMGMAGGAALGAGAGLLGGAMLMNSFDNDEQEAYQDGFEDGADFDGGDE, encoded by the exons ATGGCCGATTTCGCTCCCCCAGCTGGCCCGCCTCCTCCCAAGGCCCCCGAGGTCCCTGCCGGATGGGCCGTGCGATGGAACGACCAGTACAAGGAATG GTTCTACGTCAACGTATACACGAAACAGTCCCAATGGGATAAACCTACTGCCCCCGTCTTCCCTAATGATGACGGTGCGCCTGCCGGCCCTCCTCCCGGATACGAGCCAGGCAACACGCCTGTAGTTACAGACACTAAGAAGAACCCTTATGAAGATGTCACAGCTAGCGCCGGTGGTTCATCTCAGGATGAAGACGCCAAGTTAGCCGCTCGGCTTCAAGCCGAAGAAGATGCGCGCGCGCGCAGTGGCCCTGGCGGTCCAGATGTTCCTGCAGGATATGGCGGCTCAAATAGCCCATTTCCCCAGAGCAACAGCCCTTACCCTCAACAACAAAGCGGCAGCAGTTACCCCACAGAACTACCTCCTAGGGATCGTGGTGCTAAGAGTGGCGGTTTCCTCGGAAAGTTGCTCGGCAAAGGCAAGCAGATGGCTGAcaagcatcaacaacaaggtGCTCATGGTGGATATGGCGGAGCTCATGGCAGcatgggtggtggtggctaCCCTCAGCAGCAGTACTATCCTCAGCAACCTCAGGGTGGCTACCCAGGACATGGCCCCCCTATGGGCTATGGCGCTCAACCCCATTATGGTGGTGGGTACGGCGCCCCAGGTGGCTATGGCGGATATGGAGGTGGCCCCGGCTACGGCCAACCTGGCGGCGGtttcggcggcggcggtatGGGAGGTGGTCGCAGGCCGGGAGGTGGAGGTATGGGCATGGCAGGAGGCGCTGCTCTCGGTGCCGGTGCCGGTCTGCTCGGTGGTGCCATGCTCATGAACTCATTCGACAACGATGAGCAAGAGGCTTATCAAGACGGTTTCG AGGACGGTGCTGATTTCGACGGCGGTGACGAATAA
- a CDS encoding hypothetical protein (BUSCO:9546at5125), with product MSFGLTTTVSRSLLNHGQVPTAPLPLLNTLRQTDEPPSKRQRVEQPLPRKRSVKECLREQVYPLVQNAISGLKRDDYHLHALTIKAVTVLSISKFFRRRWDETCGYLSETDLGILRSQARSIVAELVEGSEFRVSPTPFLTPQPRLPQRAIQPIVSQRRELEDSEASDESEDSEGSEDSEGSEEPDDLPELEAVGEPEGLPQFRAPAVPEESPELEVIELSEDSDELPELEEAEALREYPELVEESRTFREPHALTFTTYEPPRVPEPEIPDYINRQPCKSRERREPNPQNRFYQIVEKPYLTAEHRKAIEAGTRFPVDASIASIATQPIVYHVDFTPQEIAEITEKLSRSRNERLEPTLETLMQWVRLEGQSLPAPNGRSLRDMNAFGADLWEGRVVEVPRVLSLTGEPMNQQTEKRQGQLRRASRFSSLLMAREMSGNQGFQRTRQYLNFQQEFKTLREDDLEVVAEFTNCAGDVTTGTWISNESFLCGTTTHSDTHNQQYNKPGNLLLCSTSKGTLRAFPDHRIPRPRVEKGENSTEAMRQSQDPWLYSSVVSSDYNAEDDLAYTSSFDKTVKIWRVDSRGVHMEVIATWQHTGNVNFVAAAKDQSGRVATAADSPTDAVRIYTVERGDEGNSRYQTFSCSRTDAEGSDKWAYFPATMQWGRAPGCQHLLLVGYSPRSFSGDDMEIPEDKRTSGEIILWDAEQGMRINVFTASTANVFEVAWHPKLQSFIAATTPNGLSITAHKVKTLVHIFQRDKERLGGGGYAQYQSLDCYASDINELTFVPNSCGHAYVSAACTDGKVYIWDTAQGDKPIHTLSHGKPIEEYYGDREKEDTGVKFTAWNTSLDRFYTGSSDGVVKVWNVRRLKEPFVRNILTAPGPIAWGGFSPDTSKLAIGDATGRCFILSIDERDAPESHFMTLPGTKRRLRRPQPLIPHPEPDPPGTEHGDDMDIDSELEDAIYARRTYLDTQYIKLTNNPVIGAVQGPRYSETNLFCRDAHLNQDPGAPLLAEFERFQKNSEADSIGKRRRSVRRVKIPAPPDERLKAVHAENKKRDFNLEQLERSEIHSLVKAGALLSIEEDWGFIYEELISPDTNALQKS from the exons ATGAGCTTTGGGCTGACTACAACGGTCTCCAGATCGTTGCTTAACCATGGCCAGGTGCCGACAGCGCCTCTGCCTTTGCTAAACACCCTTAGGCAAACCGACGAGCCGCCATCAAAACGTCAACGCGTCGAGCAGCCCTTGCCGCGTAAACGCAGCGTAAAGGAATGTCTCCGTGAACAGGTGTATCCTCTCGTCCAAAATGCAATCTCAGGCCTTAAGCGTGATGATTACCATCTTCATGCGCTCACGATTAAG GCAGTTACAGTACTCAGTATAAGCAAGTTCTTCCGTAGACGATGGGATGAAACCTGTGGTTATCTGAGCGAGACGGATCTGGGTATTCTCAGGTCTCAGGCGCGCAGTATTGTTGCAGAGCTTGTAGAGGGCTCG GAGTTCCGTGTATCCCCTACACCCTTTTTGACACCTCAGCCGAGGTTGCCACAGCGAGCAATACAGCCGATCGTCTCACAACGTCGTGAACTCGAAGATTCAGAGGCATCAGACGAGTCAGAAGACTCTGAGGGGTCGGAAGACTCAGAAGGTTCAGAAGAGCCGGACGACTTGCCAGAACTAGAGGCAGTTGGAGAGCCAGAAGGGCTGCCACAATTTCGAGCACCTGCAGTGCCAGAAGAGTCCCCGGAGCTGGAAGTGATTGAACTGTCGGAAGACTCGGACGAGTTGCCGGAGCTGGAAGAAGCGGAAGCTTTAAGAGAGTACCCCGAGCTTGTTGAAGAGTCAAGAACATTTAGGGAGCCGCATGCTCTGACTTTCACCACGTACGAACCACCGCGAGTGCCGGAACCAGAGATTCCAGATTATATCAACCGACAGCCATGCAAGTCTCGAGAGCGCCGAGAACCGAACCCCCAAAATCGGTTCTATCAAATTGTCGAGAAGCCTTATCTTACGGCGGAACATCGCAAAGCAATCGAGGCAGGTACAAGATTTCCAGTTGATGCTAGCATTGCCAGTATAGCGACACAGCCAATCGTATACCATGTCGACTTTACACCCCAAGAGATCGCCGAGATCACAGAAAAGCTTTCGCGATCTAGGAACGAGCGCTTGGAGCCCACTCTCGAAACCCTGATGCAATGGGTCAGGCTAGAAGGCCAATCTCTACCTGCACCAAACGGACGGTCTCTGCGTGATATGAATGCTTTTGGGGCGGATCTTTGGGAAGGACGAGTAGTTGAAGTTCCACGAGTTCTGTCGTTAACTGGTGAACCTATGAACCAACAGACTGAGAAGCGCCAAGGGCAGTTGAGAAGGGCGAGCAGGTTCTCGTCTCTGCTGATGGCTCGAGAGATGTCAGGAAATCAAGGATTCCAGCGGACCCGCCAATACCTGAACTTTCAGCAAGAATTCAAGACGCTGCGTGAAGATGATTTGGAGGTGGTAGCGGAGTTTACGAATTGCGCTGGAGATGTCACTACAGGCACTTGGATCTCTAACGAAAGCTTCTTGTGCGGCACGACAACCCACTCTGACACGCACAACCAACAATATAATAAACCGGGAAATTTGCTCCTCTGTTCGACAAGCAAAGGCACGCTGCGTGCATTTCCCGACCATCGAATACCTCGTCCCCGGGTCGAAAAAGGAGAAAATTCGACAGAGGCCATGCGGCAGAGCCAAGACCCCTGGCTATACTCTTCAGTCGTCTCATCTGACTATAATGCGGAGGATGATTTAGCCTATACCTCAAGTTTTGATAAAACGGTCAAGATTTGGAGGGTCGACTCTCGGGGAGTGCACATGGAGGTCATTGCTACATGGCAACACACTGGCAACGTTAACTTTGTCGCTGCCGCAAAGGATCAGTCTGGCCGGGTAGCGACGGCAGCAGACTCCCCAACTGATGCTGTACGAATATATACGGTCGAAAGAGGGGACGAGGGAAACAGCAGGTATCAGACCTTCTCTTGCTCAAGAACCGATGCTGAAGGGTCAGACAAGTGGGCGTACTTCCCAGCAACGATGCAATGGGGGAGGGCTCCGGGTTGCCAACACTTGCTCTTGGTCGGATACTCTCCTCGAAGCTTCAGCGGGGATGATATGGAAATTCCAGAAGACAAAAGGACGTCAGGAGAGATAATCTTGTGGGATGCGGAACAAGGCATGCGAATTAATGTGTTTACAGCCTCAACGGCCAACGTCTTCGAGGTTGCCTGGCACCCGAAATTACAGAGTTTTATCGCTGCAACAACACCCAACGGCTTAAGCATTACCGCTCACAAAGTCAAGACGCTAGTTCACATCTTCCAGCGCGATAAGGAACGtctgggtggtggtggataTGCCCAGTATCAGTCGCTTGACTGCTACGCTTCCGACATTAACGAGCTTACATTTGTTCCTAACTCATGTGGACACGCTTATGTGAGTGCCGCGTGCACTGACGGCAAGGTTTATATCTGGGATACGGCGCAGGGTGATAAGCCCATCCACACGCTCTCGCATGGAAAACCTATCGAAGAGTACTATGGAGATCGTGAGAAGGAGGACACAGGCGTCAAGTTTACAGCATGGAACACAAGTCTTGACCGTTTTTATACAGGTTCCAGTGATGGTGTAGTCAAGGTGTGGAACGTACGTAGGCTGAAGGAGCCTTTCGTGCGAAACATCCTTACAGCACCAGGTCCTATTGCTTGGGGCGGTTTCTCTCCTGATACCTCAAAATTAGCGATAGGTGATGCCACTGGTCGTTGTTTTATCCTCTCTATAGATGAGCGCGATGCGCCAGAGTCCCACTTTATGACTCTGCCCGGCACTAAACGGCGACTTCGCCGTCCACAACCACTAATTCCACATCCGGAGCCGGACCCACCCGGCACGGAACACGGAGACGATATGGACATCGACTCGGAGCTTGAGGATGCCATATATGCCCGCCGTACCTATCTCGACACCCAATACATTAAACTCACTAATAACCCTGTCATCGGTGCCGTTCAAGGTCCTCGGTATTCTGAAACTAACCTCTTTTGTCGCGATGCCCATCTTAACCAGGACCCCGGCGCTCCCCTCCTTGCCGAGTTCGAGCGCTTTCAAAAGAATAGCGAGGCCGATAGTATCGGTAAGCGACGGCGTTCTGTACGTCGAGTCAAGATTCCTGCACCGCCAGACGAGCGTCTTAAAGCCGTACACGCAGAGAATAAGAAGCGGGACTTTAATCTGGAACAGCTGGAGAGGAGTGAAATACATAGTCTTGTGAAGGCCGGGGCATTGCTGAGTATCGAGGAAGATTGGGGTTTTATATATGAAGAACTCATAAGCCCAGACACGAATGCTCTGCAAAAAAGTTAA
- a CDS encoding hypothetical protein (TransMembrane:2 (n5-15c20/21o44-68i75-104o)~BUSCO:58497at5125): protein MMGRVAFISLRVLQLALSIASIGLSSYVVHDYDRRSRGSAPSPFSYLLTSSIVSIVSVVYLTIAPLFVPRLYHQYAAVVVEAINAALYFAGFIAIAVFIGSLIMCEGTVCSCARADAVVAAGQFTAWITTTAFTAKELFQRTFQEPKKDIDSREMGQA from the exons ATGATGGGTCGCGTCGCTTTTATATCTCTGCGAGTCCTGCAGCTGGCCCTATCTATAGCGAGCATCGGCTTGAGCTCATATG TTGTCCACGATTATGACCGCAGAAGTCGAGGCTCAGCGCCTTCACCATTTTCCTACCTCTTGACCTCGTCCATCGTTTCCATCGTCTCCGTCGTCTACCTCACGATCGCTCCTCTGTTTGTCCCGCGCCTCTATCACCAATACGCCGCCGTTGTCGTCGAGGCCATCAATGCTGCTCTTTACTTCGCCGGTTTCATCGCCATTGCTGTATTCATCGGGTCGCTCATCATGTGTGAGGGAACCGTTTGCTCATGTGCACGCGCCGATGccgttgttgctgctggccAGTTCACAGCGTGGATTACGACAACGGCCTTCACAGCCAAAGAGCTGTTCCAAAGGACTTTCCAGGAACCCAAAAAGGACATCGACAGCCGAGAAATGGGCCAGGCATAA
- a CDS encoding hypothetical protein (SECRETED:SignalP(1-23)~TransMembrane:1 (n8-18c23/24o159-177i)~BUSCO:47838at5125): MRFTAFDTSAIFAALLALPAALASDSLTLYLPAKPNPFTLPASTHATLSSAGVHITAPLSAANTFVFHNVTPGSYLADIHCPTDAFHPVRIDVQPEEGSEGIVRAWETFRGNDWNNKGEVVPVKEGTKGRGFEVRAIGGKNYFMERPQFSVFSILKNPMILMAVVSLGLMVGMPKLMDSMDPEMRAEFEEQRKNSALSGVMSGQASSDNPLTNFDMAAYLAGSKPKEGGSPVASNNGGNVKNQGVRR; this comes from the exons ATGCGATTCACAGCTTTCGATACAAGCGCCATCTTCGCCGCGCTTCTCGCTCTACCCGCCGCTCTCGCCTCCGACTCTCTCACGCTCTACCTCCCCGCAAAGCCCAACCCCTTCACCCTTCCCGCCTCGACGCACGCAACGCTCTCCTCAGCAGGCGTTCACATCACGGCTCCTTTATCTGCTGCCAATACATTTGTCTTTCACAACGTTACGCCTGGATCGTACCTCGCTGACATACACTGCCCAACGGACGCGTTCCACCCGGTGAGAATCGATGTGCAGCCTGAGGAAGGTAGCGAGGGCATTGTGCGTGCGTGGGAAACCTTTAGAGGCAATGATTGGAACAACAAAGGAGAGGTTGTGCCTGTAAAGGAGGGGACAAAGGGGAGGGGATTTGAGGTTAGGGCTATTGGAGGGAAGAATTACTTTATGGAGAGGCCTCAAT TTTCCGTCTTTTCTATCCTCAAGAACCCCATGATTCTTATGGCTGTCGTCAGTCTGGGTCTCATGGTTGGCATGCCAAAGCTCATGGACAGCA TGGACCCCGAAATGCGTGCCGAATTCGAAGAACAGCGAAAGAACAGCGCCTTGAGCGGTGTCATGAGTGGCCAGGCTTCTAGTGACAACCCTCTTACCAACTTCGACATGGCTGCTTACCTTGCTGGTTCCAAGCCCAAGGAGGGCGGCAGCCCAGTCGCATCCAACAATGGTGGGAATGTTAAGAACCAGGGCGTGAGACGGTAA
- the YHM2 gene encoding Mitochondrial DNA replication protein yhm2 (BUSCO:37887at5125): MATIRTDLPGPIGEKKLEKKPIKFSNLLLGAGLNLFEVTTLGQPLEVVKTTMAANRGDSMATALGRVWARGGPLGFFQGLIPWAWIEASTKGAVLLFVASEAEYYARAAGASEFGGGIIGGVTGGVAQAYATMGFCTCMKTVEITKHKLAASGVKPQSTFQTFAEIYRKEGIRGINKGVNAVAIRQMTNWGSRFGLSRLAEGWMKSLTGKKEHEKLATSEKIIASALGGGLSAWNQPIEVIRVEMQSKKEDPNRPKKMTVGNTFKYIYETNGIKGLYRGIAPRISLGVWQTVCMVAFGDMAKAYVEKVTGETVTAKH; this comes from the exons CTCAACCTTTTCGAGGTGACCACACTCGGTCAG CCTTTGGAAGTAGTCAAGACCACTATGGCAGCCAACAGAGGTGACAGCATGGCTACGGCTTTGGGACGCGTATGGGCCCGTGGTGGTCCTCTGGGCT TCTTCCAAGGTCTTATCCCCTGGGCTTGGATTGAAGCCTCCACCAAGGGTGCTGTCCTCCTTTTCGTCGCTTCCGAGGCCGAATACTACGCCCGTGCCGCCGGTGCTTCCGAGTTTGGTGGTGGTATCATCGGTGGTGTCACAGGTGGTGTTGCCCAGGCTTATGCCACTATGGGTTTCTGCACCTGTATGAAGACAGTCGAGATCACTAAGCACAAGCTCGCTGCCTCTGGTGTCAAGCCTCAGTCCACCTTCCAGACCTTCGCGGAGATCTACCGCAAGGAGGGTATTCGTGGTATCAACAAGGGTGTCAACGCCGTCGCTATCCGCCAGATGACCAACTGGGGTAGCCGTTTCGGTCTCAGCCGTCTCGCGGAGGGTTGGATGAAGTCCCTCACTGGTAAGAAGGAGCATGAGAAGCTCGCCACTAGTGAGAAGATCATTGCCAGTGCTCTCGGTGGTGGTCTCAGTGCTTGGAACCAACCCATTGAGGTTATCCGTGTTGAGATGCAGAGTAAGAAGGAGGACCCCAACCGTCCCAAGAAGATGACTGTTGGCAACACCTTCAAGTACATTTACGAGACCAACGGTATCAAGGGTTTGTACCGTGGCATTGCTCCCCGTATTTCTCTGGGAGTTTGGCAGACTGTCTGTATGGTTGCATTTGGCGATAT GGCCAAGGCTTATGTTGAGAAGGTGACTGGCGAGACCGTTACCGCTAAGCATTAG